AACCACAGAATCGGCGGCAGCCAGGGGCCGTGCCAGCCACCGAAGAAGAGTGTCACGATCAGAGCGGACACCAGCACCATGCCCACATACTCGCCGATGAAGAACATGCCGAACTTCATGCCGGAATATTCCACGTGATAGCCGTCCGCCAGTTCCTGTTCCGCCTCGGGCTGATCGAAGGGGTGGCGGTGGGTGACGGCAACACCGGCAATGAAGAAAGTGGCGAAGCCGAAGAACTGGGGAATGATGAACCAGAAACCTTCCTGGGCGTTGACGATGTCCCGCATATTGAAGGAGCCGGCCAGGGCGACTACGCCCATCAGGGACAGACCCATGAACACTTCATAGGACAGGGTCTGGGCCGAGGCCCGCATGGCCCCCAGCAGGGCATACTTGTTGCCGCTGGCCCAGCCCCCGAGCAGCACCGCGTATACGTTGATGCCAGCCATCGCCAGGAAAAACAGCAGCCCGATGTGCATGTCGGCCACACCCCATCCCGGCGTGATGGGAATGATCACGAACGACAGCAGCAGGGAGGCAAAGGCAATAATGGGGGCTAGCACAAACAGCGGCCGATCCGCGAAGGGCGGTATCCAGTCCTCCTTGAAAAAAATCTTGATCATATCAGCGATCAGTTGGAGCGTGCCGAAAGGCCCCACCCGATTCGGGCCGTAGCGGTCCTGCCAGAGCCCAAGCAGGCGGCGCTCCACAACGGTCAGCACAGCGCCCAGAATGACCGCGCCCAAAAGAATCACCAGGGCCTGGAACATACCCCAGAGAACGGCGGCCAGTTGCGGTGTCCACCAGCTCATGAGGCACCTCCCGCCGACCGATCAGGAGCCAGGCTATCCCCTGGCAATACGCCCGGCGTAACACCGGCGGGTATACCCATCCAGCCTTCAGGCCAGCTTTCCATCTCCTGTACCGGCAGGCTCAGCCCTTCAGCAATCGTCAGTGAGTCGCCGGTTTTCACCCCAAGACGCCTGGCGTCCTGAGGGCTCAGAGTCAGGAAGGCCTGCTCTGTCCGCTCCTGAATAGGCGCTGCCCGGCTGGAGGTTTCCTCACCGCCGAAAAGCCTTGGCAGAATCAACGCTCGCAGTGCTTCCGGCGCCTCGACATAGTCACCCGGCTGGCTGTAACGGCCCTGGCCGGGCACCGGCTCGATCAGCCGCACCCCGGGGTCACCACCGCGCAGGTGGCCACCCACTTCGTCAGTAAACTTGTTCCAGGCCTGGGGCGAGTTCCAGCCCGGTGCCCAGGCAAACGGCACCTGCTGGCGAGCCTCGTGGAACCCGCTGTACCCCTCCATGGAATGGGCAAACGCAGAATCCGGGTCCTGGGGTGTTCTCGGCTCACTGACGTTCTGATTCGCCCGCATGGACGTGCGGCCACTGTAGCGATGGGGTTCCCGGGCCAGCCGCAGGCCGTCGATCCGAAAGCCGGAATCCGGCGCGGCGCCGCTCATTCCCGCCAGAGCGGGATGCGCCTCCGCACAGGCGCGGACCGCCGCGTCCAGATTGATATCGCCAGCGGTTTCCCCCTGCCGGTTGGCGCTCAGTGCATGCAGCCAGCGCCAGCTTTCGTGGATTCGGGTTTCCGGGCGAAGGTAAAGGGGATCGTACACCTGGAAAAACCGCTGGGCGCGACCTTCAAGGTTAACCAGGGTGCCGTCGGATTCGGCAAAGCTGCCGGCGGATAACAGAAAATCCGCATGCTTCGTCGTCGCGGTGCGCTGATGGTCCAGCACGATGCGTATATCCGCCCGCGCCAGGGCCGAGTCCACACGACCGGAGGGCAAGCGCTGGTAAAGATCATTCTCCAGGACCACCACCGCGTCCGCGTTGCCCTGGGCCAACTCATCAAGAGCCCAGTCCAGAGGCTGGCCACCCATCAGGGAGAGCCCGGTGCTGTTGGCCTCACGCCGGATCAATACCAGTCCGCCTCTCTTCGCTCGCCGGGACAGTGCCCTGGCAACATTGCCGGCGGCTTCAAGCACCGCCTCCGAGGCCAGTGAACCACCACTGACCACCAGCGGGCGCTCCGCTTTCATCAATGCTTCGGCGATTCGATCTGCCGCCTGTTCGTCCTCAACGGAAAGGCCTTCCGCATTCGGGGAAGCGGGATCAATCCGGTGGGCCACGGCAAAGCCGAGACGGGCAATTCGCTCGGGATCCATGGCATAGCGGGCCTCGGCCACCTCGTCCAGGTCCGTCGGGGCGGGCCAGGCAATAAACAGAGGATGGTAGCGGTCCTGGGCCAGGGTTTTGAGAGCCTCGGCATTCCACTGAGGGATACCGATGGACGCTCCCAGCGCTTCTGCCCGGGCAAGGGCCGCCTGACGCAGGTTCAGGCCCAGGCGGCCGGCGCTCTGTACCGGGTCCTCCCCCAGCACCAGCATGGCGTCGTGCTCCTCAATTTCCCGGGGCGCGGGCGTGGGCAGTCCGACATGCCGCTGCAGGTGGTTCATCAGGTTGAGGCAGGCCTGCTCCCTGGCCTCAATACCAGTGGAGAAGTTGTCCTGCCCCACCAGCTCCAAAAGCTGGTGGTTGCTCTCAAGGCTGGCCCGCGGCGAGCCGATGCCAATCACCCGACGGGCATGGCGCAGGGCGTCACCAATGCGGTTCAGGGCGGTGTCCACTTCCAGGGTCACCGGCTCGCCCCGGGCTTCCCGGTATTCCGGCACCGTGGGCCGGTCAGACCGATTCACATAACCATAACCAAAGCGGCCGCGATCACACAGAAAATAGCCGTTCACCTCGCCGTGATAGCGGTTTTCGATCCGCCGGATCTCGCCATAGCGCTCCCCGGGGCTGATGTTGCAGCCCAGTGAACACTGGTGGCAGATACCGGATGAGAACTGCATGTCCCATTTGCGGGTATAGCGTTCGGAATGGCTCTGGTCGGTGAACACACCGGTGGGACATACCTCGGTCAGGTTGCCGGCAAACGGGCTTTCCAGCGTGCCTTCCTGGTAGCGGCCGAAGTAGACATTGTCTTTGGCACCAAAGGCGCCCAGATCGGTGCCGCCGGCATAGTCGTTGTAGAAGCGGGTACAGCGATAGCAGGTAATGCACCGGTTCATTTCATGGGCAATAAACGGCCCCAGGTACTGGTTGCGGCGGGTGCGCTTGCGGAAGCGGTAGCGGCGCCGGTCGTGGGCGGTCATCACCGTCATATCCTGCAGGTGGCAATGGCCACCCTCTTCACACACCGGGCAGTCGTGGGGATGGTTGATCATCAACCACTCCACCACGCTGGCGCGGAAGTCCTTCGCTTCCTCATCCTCAATGTCGATACGGGTCTGGTCGGCAGCGGGCGTCATGCAGGACATCACCAGCATGCCCTTGTCATCGTCCTTGTCTTTATACTGGCGCACGGCGCACTGACGGCAGGCACCCACGCTGCCCATGGCCGGGTGCCAGCAGAAATAGGGAATATCCAGACCCAGGGACAGGCAGGCCTGGAGCAGGTTATTCGCCCCATTGACCTCGTAGCTTTGTCCATCCACGTGAATCGTTGCCATGGTCCTGCCTATGCCTCTCAGGTTTCTCTCGAATTCCTCTCAGACTTCTCCCACCGGGATCGGATCCGGGTGGGCCTTGCCTCTGGGTTTGCTGACGCCCTGCTCAAACTCGTGTCTGAAATGCTTCAGCGCGGTCTGCAACGGCATGGCGGCGCCCGGCGCGTGAGCACAGAACGTCAGCCCGGGGCCGCAATCCGCCGCCAGTTTGTCCAGCAGTTCGATATCGCCGGTTTCCCCCTGCCCCTGCTCCAGCGCCCAGAGCAGTTTCACCGTCCAGGGCAGACCGTCCCGGCAGGGAGTGCACCAGCCGCAGGATTCCCGGGCAAAGAACTCCTCCAGATTGCGCATCACCGCCACCATGCTTCGATCTTCGGGCACCACCGTCAGCAGGCCGGTGCCCAGTCGGCTGCCTTCCTTGCCCACGGTATCGAAGTCCAGCGGCAGATCCAGATGTTCGGGTAACAGGAAGCCGGTGCTTGCACCGCCGGGGAGCCAGGCTTTGAGTTTACGCCCGTCCCGCATGCCCCCGGCGCGATCCATAATCTCCCTGCCCGATGTCCCCATGGGCAGCTCCCAGAGCCCCGGTTTTTCCACCGGGCCGGACACCCCGTAAAGCTTGCTGCCACCGTCATCCGTGCGGTCACCCGAGAGCGACTGATACCAGTCAGAGCCCTTCAGAATGACCGCCGGCACGTTGCACAGGGTTTCCACATTGTTCACCACCGACGGCTTGCCCCAGGCACCGGACTGGCCCGGGAATGGCGGCTTGGCGCGGGGATTGGCGCGCTTGCCCTCCAGGGAGTTGATCAGGGCGGTTTCCTCGCCGCAGATATAGCGGCCAGCGCCGGTATGCACGGCAATATCAAAATCGAAACCGCTGCCATCGATATCACCGCCCAGCCAGCCGGCCTGCCGCGCCTCTTCAATCGCCTTGTTCAAAACCCGGGCCGACTCCACATACTCGCCCCGCAGGAAGATATAGCCGTAACGGGAATTATTGGCGTAAGCGCCCAGAATCATTCCCTCAATCAGCAGGTGCGGCTGCTGCTCCATCAGCAAGCGGTCCTTGAAGGTGCCCGGCTCCATTTCATCGGCATTGCAGATCATGTAACCCCGGGGCATATCGCCGCCCTGCAGGGTCAGGCTCCATTTGAGCCCGGCGGAGAAGCCGGCGCCCCCGCGCCCCCGCACATTGGCCTCTTTCATAGAGGCGATGATGGCCTGGGGATCGCCTTTTTTCAGGGCATTGCGGACGGACTGGTAGCCGTCCTTGCGAAGGTATTCCTCAAGCCAGACCACTTCGCCATCATCCCGCAGCCGCCAGGTCAGCGGATGAGTGTCGGCATGGCGTTCTGCCTCCGGCTGTAACAGCCGGCTGCGATAGGCCAGCGAGTGTCGCTGGCTGGTAATGGACTGGCTCATGGATAGCCCTCCAGCAGGCCAGGCAGGTCGTCCGGTGACACCGGGCCATAGGTATCGTCATCAATCATCAGTGCCGGGGCACCATCACAGGCGCCCAGGCAGCAAACTGGCAGCAAGGTAAAGCGACCGTCTTCCGTGGTCTGGCCGTAGTCGACGCCCAGCTGTTTCACCAGCGCCTGTTTGAGTTCGTCAAAACCGGTCAGGAAACAGGCGCTTCTGTCACAGACCAGCACGACATGGCGCCCCACCGGCTGGCGGAAAATCAGGCTGTAGAAAGTCGCCACGCCTTCCACCTCGCCCGGGCCGATTCCCAGCACCCGGGCAATAGCGGCAATGGCGCCATCCGGCACCCAGCCATGGCGGCGCTGCACAATCTTCAGGGCTTCGATGCTGGCCGCCTGGGGCTGCTCATAGTGATGCGCCTCCTCAAGCATGGCCGCCTCGTCCTCCGGGTGCAGTTCGAAGCCGTCGGTGCCGATAATTCCGGTGGTCTCTGCGGTCGTTGCCATCATCAGCGGTCCACGTCTGCCATTACGAAATCG
This DNA window, taken from Marinobacter halotolerans, encodes the following:
- the nuoG gene encoding NADH-quinone oxidoreductase subunit NuoG; the encoded protein is MATIHVDGQSYEVNGANNLLQACLSLGLDIPYFCWHPAMGSVGACRQCAVRQYKDKDDDKGMLVMSCMTPAADQTRIDIEDEEAKDFRASVVEWLMINHPHDCPVCEEGGHCHLQDMTVMTAHDRRRYRFRKRTRRNQYLGPFIAHEMNRCITCYRCTRFYNDYAGGTDLGAFGAKDNVYFGRYQEGTLESPFAGNLTEVCPTGVFTDQSHSERYTRKWDMQFSSGICHQCSLGCNISPGERYGEIRRIENRYHGEVNGYFLCDRGRFGYGYVNRSDRPTVPEYREARGEPVTLEVDTALNRIGDALRHARRVIGIGSPRASLESNHQLLELVGQDNFSTGIEAREQACLNLMNHLQRHVGLPTPAPREIEEHDAMLVLGEDPVQSAGRLGLNLRQAALARAEALGASIGIPQWNAEALKTLAQDRYHPLFIAWPAPTDLDEVAEARYAMDPERIARLGFAVAHRIDPASPNAEGLSVEDEQAADRIAEALMKAERPLVVSGGSLASEAVLEAAGNVARALSRRAKRGGLVLIRREANSTGLSLMGGQPLDWALDELAQGNADAVVVLENDLYQRLPSGRVDSALARADIRIVLDHQRTATTKHADFLLSAGSFAESDGTLVNLEGRAQRFFQVYDPLYLRPETRIHESWRWLHALSANRQGETAGDINLDAAVRACAEAHPALAGMSGAAPDSGFRIDGLRLAREPHRYSGRTSMRANQNVSEPRTPQDPDSAFAHSMEGYSGFHEARQQVPFAWAPGWNSPQAWNKFTDEVGGHLRGGDPGVRLIEPVPGQGRYSQPGDYVEAPEALRALILPRLFGGEETSSRAAPIQERTEQAFLTLSPQDARRLGVKTGDSLTIAEGLSLPVQEMESWPEGWMGIPAGVTPGVLPGDSLAPDRSAGGAS
- the nuoF gene encoding NADH-quinone oxidoreductase subunit NuoF, with protein sequence MSQSITSQRHSLAYRSRLLQPEAERHADTHPLTWRLRDDGEVVWLEEYLRKDGYQSVRNALKKGDPQAIIASMKEANVRGRGGAGFSAGLKWSLTLQGGDMPRGYMICNADEMEPGTFKDRLLMEQQPHLLIEGMILGAYANNSRYGYIFLRGEYVESARVLNKAIEEARQAGWLGGDIDGSGFDFDIAVHTGAGRYICGEETALINSLEGKRANPRAKPPFPGQSGAWGKPSVVNNVETLCNVPAVILKGSDWYQSLSGDRTDDGGSKLYGVSGPVEKPGLWELPMGTSGREIMDRAGGMRDGRKLKAWLPGGASTGFLLPEHLDLPLDFDTVGKEGSRLGTGLLTVVPEDRSMVAVMRNLEEFFARESCGWCTPCRDGLPWTVKLLWALEQGQGETGDIELLDKLAADCGPGLTFCAHAPGAAMPLQTALKHFRHEFEQGVSKPRGKAHPDPIPVGEV
- the nuoH gene encoding NADH-quinone oxidoreductase subunit NuoH — translated: MSWWTPQLAAVLWGMFQALVILLGAVILGAVLTVVERRLLGLWQDRYGPNRVGPFGTLQLIADMIKIFFKEDWIPPFADRPLFVLAPIIAFASLLLSFVIIPITPGWGVADMHIGLLFFLAMAGINVYAVLLGGWASGNKYALLGAMRASAQTLSYEVFMGLSLMGVVALAGSFNMRDIVNAQEGFWFIIPQFFGFATFFIAGVAVTHRHPFDQPEAEQELADGYHVEYSGMKFGMFFIGEYVGMVLVSALIVTLFFGGWHGPWLPPILWFALKTGFFLMIFILLRAALPRPRYDKVMHFGWKVCLPLTLINLLATGAVMLLVEG
- the nuoE gene encoding NADH-quinone oxidoreductase subunit NuoE yields the protein MMATTAETTGIIGTDGFELHPEDEAAMLEEAHHYEQPQAASIEALKIVQRRHGWVPDGAIAAIARVLGIGPGEVEGVATFYSLIFRQPVGRHVVLVCDRSACFLTGFDELKQALVKQLGVDYGQTTEDGRFTLLPVCCLGACDGAPALMIDDDTYGPVSPDDLPGLLEGYP